The segment TAATTAACATCGTAATTCCTCCTTGTAACCTTTGTTTACCATCTAATTATAGCACTCTTAATTCGTAACACAATTATAATAAACATTAGTTTTGTTGTTGTTTTGGTTTGCTTTATTGATTCGAACCCTTATAATATATGGGAGAAAGAAGAGAGGTTATTCAATATGAAATTATATGTTGTGGAAAACAGCGATGCAGGAGCAGCGTTAGGTTTCGAACTCATTAGTAAAGAATTAAATGAAGGAAAATTAAATGTATTCGGTTTAGCTACAGGGAGCACACCGATTTCATTCTACGATAAAATTACCGCAAGTGATTTAGATTTCTCAAATGTTATCTCAATTAACTTGGATGAATATATTGGTATTGGAGCAGATCATGATCAAAGTTACCATTATTTCATGAACAAGCATTTCTTCAGTAAAAAACCATTTAAGATTAACTACTTACCAAATGGTTTAGAAGAAGATGCGGAAAAAGAATGCAAACGTTATGATGAGATTATTGCTTCAAATCCAATTGATGTTCAAATTTTAGGACTTGGAATCAATGGTCATATTGGTTTTAATGAGCCAGGGGCATCATTTGAAGGATTAACACAAAAAGTATCACTTAGAGAATCTACCATTGAAGCCAATGCACGTTTCTTCGAAACGAAAGAAGACGTTCCACGTTATGCATATTCAATGGGAATTAAATCCATTATGTCAGCTCAAAAAATCGTATTATTTGCTTATGGCGATGCGAAAAAAGATGCTGTATACAATATGATGGAAGGAACACCAACTGAAGACTGTCCTGCAAGT is part of the Erysipelothrix piscisicarius genome and harbors:
- a CDS encoding glucosamine-6-phosphate deaminase, whose product is MKLYVVENSDAGAALGFELISKELNEGKLNVFGLATGSTPISFYDKITASDLDFSNVISINLDEYIGIGADHDQSYHYFMNKHFFSKKPFKINYLPNGLEEDAEKECKRYDEIIASNPIDVQILGLGINGHIGFNEPGASFEGLTQKVSLRESTIEANARFFETKEDVPRYAYSMGIKSIMSAQKIVLFAYGDAKKDAVYNMMEGTPTEDCPASALQNHDDVIVIVDKAAAALLDLSKYQ